GAAGCCAGGGAGAAGCTCCTTCTCTGCAGCTCGCAGGGTGTGCAGCGGCTGAAAGATCTGGCGGCCACTGGTGGCTTTGACAGTCCGGTACATCTTGTGATACTGGCTGCAGCTCAGGAAGGTGTTGACCCGAATGGCCAAGCACACAGCAGGATGCAGCCCAAACCCTCTGCCTGTGAAGATAGAAAAGGGAAAAAGATAAAGTTTCAGAGGGAGACAGAAAGAGgcaaagtaaaataaataaagatatatATGCAAGAGGAATAGATTTGGAATGATTTAACACCAAACTGTAGAAGCCAATTTATACGGCTTTGAAAAGAACTGGAGTATCTAACATTTCCTCATTTAATATCCCACATTTCGAGTCATTTATACTACAAGACTGAGAAAATCACAAATGTAACCAAATGTAAATGTATCATTGTCAAAAGCCTTCGAGCCCATGATTAGAAAATTCAATATTTCCTAATATCCAAATGTTATAAGGGGACAGAGGGTGAATGAGTAAAGCTGGCAAAAGTGATGTATTGGCTGCAGATGAAAACAGACACCAGCTGGCTTCTATTCCCCTGAGAGAAGGATGGTGCTGTCTGTGTAATTTGCAGATACAAGAGCTGCTGATGTTGTTTTGATTCTAACAGCCCCTTCACAagagttgttattgtgcataAAAGGGAGTgtgagactgagagactgacgGACAAGCAGGCAGAGAGTGATAAAGAAAAAAAGCAGGGAGGGGTTGAGCGTCAAACAGCGTGGCGCTTCAATCAAAAGTGGACAATAATGAAATGCATCAAATATCACAGAAAAAATGTTCTCCCTCTTCAAAAGTGAACTTTTATAACTCATTGTTATTTATGAAACTACTGTATTCCTTAGAGATAGGCGGAAATATTATAGAGAAAATACTTTTCATAATTTTCTTTTGTGTGTGTCTTGGCTGCAGAGTTTTTGGGTTCATTAAACAAAAGCCTTATAATAGTCTCTTACCTTGCATTATGGCCTCTAGCTCGTCTGCCTGTCGGTGTTCATTCCCAGACCTCAGTGCAAGCAGAAACAGAGTCTGGCACACAGACTTCAGGTCACCACCTTCCTCTTTATCTGCAAATGCCTTCAGCTGGTTCTTCATATCCCTCAGCCGATGCTTCTGGGCCCGACGTGTTAGCGATAGCAGGTGCTGACGGGGTCTTCCACCTTTATTGGTGAGCAGGTAGCTGTCAAGTTTGGATGTCTGCTGTTTTCCATCCTGTTCATCCAGCTCATGGCTCTGACAATGGGCTTTAAATGAGTCAACCCGTACCTGCTTGCCACAGGGGCAGAGCAGAGGCAGGGAGTGTAAGGCTGATAAGAAGGCTTTGGCAGGCGAGGTCAGATCATTGGGGGCACACGTCAAGTTGCAGGCTGGGCAGAGAGGCCCCAGAACGTGGATGTATTTAATAATACAGCTGTGGCAGAACAGGTGCCCACAGGGGGACTGGACTGGATCAGAGAGCAGGTGGTCACACACCAGGCAGGTGAAAGAAAAGAGGAAGTCTACAGGGAGCTTCTCAGAGATCAGCTTGGTGTTCAGGTGGTCTTTCTGGCAGTGGGTGATGTTTCTGACCCATTGCTCTCTCTGGATGCGGGGATTCCTCCATGCCTTGAGCACAGGGCCATGATGAGGGTCTCCAAATGGTCTCAGAACCCTCTTCTCACCAACAGCAATGCTGTCTCCATTATCCCACCTGGCTCTTTTTGCCAGACTTTGGGCTCTGGGAATGGCTTTTCGCCTCTTCCTCCTAGTCCGCTGGAATGAAGGTTTTCTGGGTGAGCAAAGATGACAGGTGTGAGAGTGAGGTTTCCACTCGGGGACTCTCGTTCTAGAGAAGCTGCAGAAGCCCCCTCCTCGTATGGCGACCACCCAGCAGCGATGGCAGAAGGAAAGAGGGTGGACAGATTCTGTGTCCTCTGTCACATCCACTTTGAAGACTTTGAGAAGTACACCTGGCCAGCTTGTGAACTTGCAGCCCATTCTACGAAGGGAACCTTTGCTGACCTCATCCAGATCCCCATGAACATCGTGCACCGGTCCTTTGACTTTTCTCAGGGCCGTTCCGCAAAGACGGCACAAGCACCTTTTATAGAGGGAAAACAAAGCTGTCAAAACCTTTAAACTAAATGCATGTACAATATGTTTAAATTCAATTAACTTAAGTTTAATTGAAAGGGACATTTTATTACCTGAGGTGGTTCATGTGGATGTCCatttcctgtagcttcttgtcCACCCGCCAGCCAGGGCCCTCTACATTTTCCTTGCTTTTTCCTCCTAGGCATAATTTCATGACACTCCCTGGGCATATGTCATTATCTAACTCTGTATTCAGAGCTGCAGGAGGTGAGATCCCTAACACGGCTCCTTTCTCAGGCTGAGAGTCACTGGGCAGAGGGGCCTTCTCCATTGACTTGAGCCTAAACAGTTTAAACTTCCACTGAGAGTACTTGGAGTGGGGATGGTGGAGCTCAGCCGGCATGGAGGATCTGGGGCCATCTGTCTCCAGACTCTCCTCCATCATGATGAGACTTAGACCTTAGACCctggggaggagaggagagcttaGTTTGATGTATCCCAAATGTACGAAAATTATTCCAGCTGTCCATGAGACACATGGCTGCAGATGCCAGAGAAAAGATTTAAAGGTTCAGATGCTGAGACATCCCCAGAGCCTTCTTAGAGTTGAGCCCATGACACCGTCTAGCTTTTCTTGATTTGTTTTGAATTCATACACCAAGTACCCTGAAATCCCACTGAACAGAGAGTGGTGAGCCTCTACCTAGAGCACTGTGTGATAGCATAAGTGGCATTTAGATATTGTGTCAAATGCATGAGACAAGCATTGGGGGATCGATACAGCACAAAAATCTTCATTTCTCTCATCTCCAATCCCATCGCTCAGGGAGCCATTGTGAATGTATTTCTTTGACACAGCGAGTTTGCTAAATGGGCAACCTTATCCCTGCAAGGCTGTCAATCACTTATATTAGTCATTTTCTTGGCTGGAGAGAGAATTGGAGCCCCGGGAGCCTATGACTGGCATTTtaaagcgggggggggggggggaattggaGGAACAGGAAACTTATTTcataatacatatttattgaccAAACAGGATGGAAAAGAAAATAAGAAACCATCATATTGAATAAAGATCATAAGAAAAAATATTACAAACACAACATTGTTCAATTTAGGAGTCATATTTTACAGCCAAATGCTCTTATGATGTGGCACAGGTAAGATCAATGATACTGCTGCACCAACAGCCCTTATTTAATCTCCCCAATACTATATTGGTTTCATTACAAGTTCAGACAATAAAGCAGTCAAAACAATCTTACCATTGCACAATACTGTGCATAGCCTAGCATCTTCCGTCTATCCATCTTTACGTATTCCTGCTATGTTTTGTCCCTGGAAGGCTTGAAAGTATCTGGCAGTACTCCATCATTGCTTGGCTATCTGTGTACTTGACATGCTGAACTCTCCTTTGAGACAAACAGCTGAGCCTGTATGCAAGTGTGTCAGCTGGGCTCTTACCTTGTTTTTCAGTCTCAGCTGGCGTCTGCTCCCCTGGGGGTCCTCTCTGCATGGGTGCACAAGGGAAGCCCTGGAGTCAGGCCTGACACACTACAGTACATATACTGTCTACGTTAGAGTCTGCCACAGCATGGAGCATCTGTTACCAGGAGTGACGGCTTCATACAGTGGGATAGATCCTGTGTGGCTCCTAGTGTCTTGTATTTATACCCTTCCTTTGAAAGGATCCCAACAGTCAACTCCTGACACCTGATACAGGCAGCTGAGTTGATAAAAAACTAAGAAAACAAGGTCAACCCCAAAGCACAAGTGCAAACACATGTATGCACAGAATCCAACAGCCTAACCCAAACAAACAACTTTTTACCACAACACACTAGAGAACACTTCTTTGTCAACTTTATCTCCCCTTTCTCATATCCATCTGCAGGCTCACCTCATCCAGGTGGCCTCTCTCTGAAAGACAGAGAGTTACTGTTAAACGGGAAAAAGCTTCGAGTGAAGTGACACAACAGATGATATAATTGTTTTCTTATCCCACAAGCAAATACAAAGTCTGACAAACCttgtaatacaaatatttctaaaATATTACACTTAAAAATGAGGAATCTGAACAAACGATTATGAAGTGGTGGTGAATGTAGCTGAGTAGATTACCTCAATTACTTTACCTGAGTACAACGTTTAGATTCTTGCTTGTTTTCATTCCACTTTCTACTtctatgtatttttttcttaatgtttatttgattagcttttcttttttaatgcttaatgtctttcatttctttttttttctttttttgtaaagcactttgaattgccttgcgttgaaaagtgctctataaataaacttgccttgccttgccttactactAGTAGCAGTTTAACAATTGTTCTATTTTAACAGTGTATATCAAATGTggtattagtacttttacttacgTTTAGAATGTGTGTTTTGAGATCTTCAAATCTTAAATGACAACATTATAATGTCAGACCCAATGTTTACAAAGGATGCTGACATCAAGACAAAACAATTACAGTGATACGTGTCACATCAGAGACAGAGGTTGCGTGAGTTGTTGACAGGAGAAGTTATGAAGTCTGTATACGTGTTGGATAGCGTACGTGGAGGCAGCAGGTATAAAGAGACGTGTGTAGTAAGGGTGTGAATTGGGCAATACAAAGGACTAATCGCTTTTCTAAATCCTTCATCCCTTCTGCACTCAAACTTTTAAATTCTTGAAAAGGCTTTTaaacttgattatttatttatttatttattattgtgatgctttgaactATGTATagtgtattattataattatccacatctgtgctcccgggtgtatctgtgtgttttcttcttgtatgttcctgcctgtgtacATGACATAAGCTGCTGATTAATAAAGTTGGTGATTGAATATTTGATAAACGAGAATCACACGAAAACGAAATGATGATTTTTAAAGAGCTTGAATCAATGAACAAAACATGTAAAGTAATATTAATTATGGCAAGGATAATGATTGTCATTGTTATGATTGTCATTCTAATTACTGCATTATTGAGACTTTTCCCCCTTGCCACTTCACAACATCTTTCACTGATGCACCAGCAATTCAGGGGGTGACTGCTGTGAATCAAAAGGACAAACGCAGCGATACGAATGAGTCACATTAGGGTGAATACCAATTAGCAGAGTTAGCTGTTAGAGAGTGAAGAGTTGATCTTCAAATTATCATTTTGATAAGTGAATTTTCAAAGCAGAGGTCATACCTGAATTGTTGATGTATAGGTCAAATAAAGTATTGAAATGTTCTTTTTATTCCAAGGCATGTGCATTGTGTGTATATTGTGTTACTCGTCTTTTGCTCCACCCCTGTGAGTTTCTATCTGCAGATCTTCTCTCTTCATAACGTCAGCACATTTCATGTATTTCTCTGAATGCTTTCTCTCCGTCACCAGTCTGAATGCGTTTTAATTAGACAGAATCGTCTGATGTAATGTCTCAGTAGGTATGGGGAGTATTTGCCCAAGATCATTCTTGTGTGTAATTATCCAGGGGATTAATCTGGTGTATTCGCCACaggagcctgttgctgttgcaTTGGATTTGCAGGCTAAGTCATTAGATacacagtcagtgggcaccaaaCAACAGTTGGGTCTCTTCCACTCTTGTCAGCTTAACATGTGAGCAGGATGAATAGTGGCAGGCTTTGCAGCTTAGATGGTGCATATGGTCAAGTGTGACCTTAGACAGCGGAGGTAGATTTGTTTGCTTCTTTATGACAAGCGTACTTAATCACAAGAAATGCTGAAACGCAAATTCACAGAGAAGTTAGAGGGATGAAAAGTGCTGTTTTATTGGCCTATTCAAATCCATCAGACACAGCTGGGAGATTTGGAGTGCACAATGTGTGATACATTACATATCAAAGAACAACCACATGATAGATTGTAGCAAGATGTTCCCAGCCTATTTATGGGTGatatttagatttatgatagccAAGTAGCCACATGTGTCCAAGGTAAACGACACACCTAGCTCCCTGGCAGACAGGGACAGAGCTGCAGATGTCTGCCTGACAAACAAGCAGTGATCCCCTGAGACCCTCATCTCTATGCGGCTACTAATTGACTTGTTATTGATCAAGTCAAAGACAGTCTGATTTATGGGAAAGAGGACTTGTGGAGACAGCCACCTGGCATGGGGCAGAGTGTTATGAATGTGAGGAGCAAACCCTCCGGGAGTAGATGCTGCAGTTTAGGAGGACATACAGGAGTTTGCAATGCACCAGTGACCTGACACTTTGCACCATGGGAGGGGGTGTTTTTTCTAATATGATGAATCCAAACAACATCCAATGTGCGTGTGTTTATTAGTGTGTTGCAGGTGTGTGCAGTGGGAGGGATGAGTAGGAATTTGGCAGGGGCAGAACATGTGTTTGGGGGAAGAAGAGAGTGGAGTGAACAATTGTTTGTAAGGGgatgtgtttctgtgtttgtgATTGTGTGTAGTTGACACAGACGACCAAGACTAATCAAATAAAAAGTAGTCCTTCTAATTTATCCTTTAGACACTTGAGAGTCATTACTTTTGGGTCTGTGTGTGTAAAACAAAGAGACAGAAAGGCAGAGAAAGGCAACGAGAGGCAAGGTGAGAGAGGTGAAAGACAGAAAAGGGGGATATAGTAGTGATCTTGTGTAAAGGAGTTTCACATGATAACAGGCTTAGCTCGGAGTGGAGAACACAAAAGGGCTTAAGGCTGATTGCGGGCTGTGACAAGGAAATGGGCGAAGAGATCAAGCCTCCCAGGCAGAACTATGTAAGCCAAAGGTCCAAAAAAGACCCCCTGACAGCTCAAGTCACATGGTAGCTTAAGGAAAAGTGTCGATAGCAGAGATGGACAATGAATGATTTCCACAGCAGCGTCTGTATATTCCTCCCTGGGATTCAAATGTCAGCATCGTCCACATTTGAATAGACTGGCTGAAATTGCTGCATGATATTTtgaaatgtcatgaagaatgTAGACAACTTTGTGATTGTGTTACAGGTAAAGAGGGCATCTCGCTCTCATATTTCCACTGGGTATTGTGAAATATATTGAGCATATGGTATGCAAATTTGTAATAGCATTTTCATAGCACGTTCAACAACTATTTCAGCCTTGCCCAGCCAATTCTCAGCGAGTGGCCTCCCCCTGTCCACCCGACCTATCCCTCATCCGGAGACATGATTTGGCAAATTAATACTCAAAGAGGTAGACTTCAATGCAGAGCTATTCATCAACGCTTCCTGCCAGAACGAACCCCTTACCCCACTACTCATATCCCCTCTCATTTATCTCCCATGTCTCTCCTTCTAAAAGTCTTGTTTCCCTCGTCTCACCCTCACCTCCGGTTTGGTTAATAATCAATTATGTGATTATTCCAATGAAGTGATTAATTACTGGTGCTTCCTCCCTCTGTACCACAGGTTAGTGCGCTTACAATCACACACTGACAGCCGGGGGACAGCTGAGGTGAGTGATGCTGTCTCGGGCCTCGTGTGACCCTGTATGACTCCGCTGCGTTTGTTGTCGGCTCATCCTGACTGATGGAGCTTTAACAGAGAGCAGAGACACGCCACAACATCACAGCTTCTGCAAACAACATCACCCACAAGCTACTGACAGCATGACActgcaaaatcctccatgtccAGTCATccacatatacattttattggATAGTCTAGTCTTTGGTCTGCATTAATTTTCTTTCCAAGTCTTGCATTAAACAGTATCTCTCCCTTAGGCACTTAAGAGTTATTTTGGTTTTGGACCAATTCCATTGATCTTCTCTGGTCAGGTGAGTTACACAATAAGCAGAACAACATCAGGGTCAGCAACTATGAGTGTCAACCTTTAAAGAAATCCTGTTATTATAACAAGACACAGCACATACAGGGCAATAACGTGCACATATTGCATTGATTGTGCTGGAGTTCCGAGAGGCGGGATCTGCATCTGAGCAATACAGATGGATGTTGATTCACTCGCACTAAACCAAATGAAATTAAACCCTAAGCTAGATTCAGGAGCACTAGAGTAAAGTGGGGAATCAAGACCAGTGCCTTTAATCAAAATAACAATGCTCTTTAATTCTGTCTTAATTCAATGTAGATGCCCCTGATCGAGGAGCAGTCCCTTTGATGCCAGGGGACCTCCAGTCACATAAACATCCGCTCACTGGATTTGTCTTGTTTAACCATGTATTAGTCCTTTTTCCACAAACCGTCTGGTGCAAGTTTACACAGAAGGTTTGTCCGCTTAGGGGTAGTAGCTTGCAAACAATTCCTCAAGATTTCATCCTTGAAGAGAGGATTTCTTTGTTCTTTGTCAAGTTGTTAAACAACTTAATAATGCgactttcacaccagcgcttttccctttctagctccgagctagagcttttctggttcagctccggtttcccttttctgctcccgctctgttcacaccgcccagagcccgactggtgctgccgctgctgcgtcatgacgtcaccgtttacatcgctgatttgctccccaatgGTGTTACGGcgatcacaacaacaacaacaacaacaactgcgtcgggtcgattatggaagcaaacaagagacagaagtatttgaattgtatCAGACACCGAAtgtatagcattgaaaataattactttgaaaatcatgtatctgaattttttttgctccgaatttacctgtgaaataaaaatgtaaaaattcaagtgaaaaacgttcaaattcagatcccaaaaattcaagtgaaaaaaattcgacgtcaaatatttcggtgtttaaaattcgatgtcaaaaaattcggtgtataaaattcgacatcaaaaattgcgatgcagcatcatccgggctactgAGACAGGATAAGCAATGGAGTCcgaatgcaatcaaaccgacttctggcctatcagagccaAGCGGCAAACCCCGGGACAGTGCGGTGAAGCCCAATGCTGAAAACTGTAGGCGATGGATGCAGATGGGAGCAATTCCCGTAGACcctatgttaaaatgtccaacttaacatcagaaaaggaacatgtttctagcctggatccacaaaaacatattctgtagttagattcccccttcatgacaacGGGACTGCTGCTCCTAGCTCCTCTCtgctagctccgttagctccgtgaTGCTACAGCGGCTCAGCTCTTGAGGAGAACACTACTTGAACTCGGTGTTGGTTCCTGGTGGACTATTCGTCATGCAAATATAGGAtttatctgcggttaaaacagaccgtccatgaatgcagtttcttcggtaagtcaaccctgcgtactttatgttatgttactggtgtttttattaagctaacgttaatgaatgtttagagttgggttagcatttgagcaatcgtagctccatctgtgctaacgatgctatgcgtagcatccaagagtgtaaaacattaagtgggatgctactgtataccaaaaggcttctgtgcgaggttgctaaaataaggtcatccttgtacgttagatagttagtttgctagtagggctgcacgattaatcgaaaaaagatcgtgatctcgaatcagacacctatgcgatctcatttctaaattacggcgatcctatgacgtcaagctgatttttttggggggatttttttacattttttaattattttgcttctgaataataccaacttgcaatgtcaatcatacttaaacgatgtaaagcaaatatactctatacatttaacattaaagtaccatgatcgcatccaaatggtagtgttctgtctgtatctcctcctctcatgcagtgttaacgctgcagccgagatgggtctggctgcagacggATCGGatggcggatcgtataggggcggatcgtataggcgcggatcgtataggggcgtttcctaactttttttatccaatagcaacttaagggattccagctgcttttataaatcctcgcagaagaagtcattcgttctagtgatgggaattccggctcttcttggtgagccggatcatttggctcacgaagaagagccggctctttgggctcccaaagggctcttcagtttaccacatattataccttttaattaaatcaaatgtagccctgttttgactaatgatttatatgtgtacacatatatcacttaaattattcaagacatcctttgtactaaagtattcaaaagtaaaaattacatgtttaatataaattatttgctgtggccaattgttttcattgcatttacagacccgtgtaactctgataccacccaatgaatgcattgacttgcttgtagaaccacgctacacaaaacagatagcaacacctataaaaactattttaaaaaaggggctactgtatcaacctatataaagtatataaatataatttttctccctgcaggagagggaagcgtgctttgagatcagctgctaggctgcagcggggagaagagggggacaaaaagagatctccgtcctccgtgttttattcttatagaagtaagaagagaagtaacggggcagaaaccctcctttttacgcagcggtccagacatagacatcatagctacggcgacacatattcagttgccagttacttttggcattagggaagggatatctttcaaggtttgacataatgaattgtgctacttttaaagcaagcaacgatgttttcaaatctgtaatcaaaaagctcctcaaaaacactatagaagcagttcctgccgttgttacgttagttcaaacagtaacaacggactacttttcttagcggatgcatgtcaatttaaatcaatacataaaactattttttaaatcaataaaatctttttctaaatccataaaagcatttcaattattattgggagtcatggcgttactttgttgagaatgtggccatgtgtaataagcgggataatgtccacattgcacattgcataaggtgccttcatgccgatctagatccctccgcaaaaacaaaacaaaaaacggctcgttcgcggacgagagccggctcccgtcgttcactataggaaacgcccctataggatccgcccctatacgatccgcctccttgctgcagtctgcagccagactctattgctGCAGCCACTAGTGTtgccagttctcattcataacactccgttcgatgtctcactatgggatgcgcctcatcgcggagcaaacagaagcatcaatctcattacgccaatcctgattggccggtgattcttgacgtcaacgtcaggggaaatcaccccctataagtagcctgcgccacgacgcatgcgtcattcaaacacctcttctcgcttcagagcacatctcgaacggtagccgggctagcttaacagtccacagactgaacccaactaattttcggtcgacgggcgttagccggctacccgattctctcacagaagaatattatagtcaacctcgccgttcttcctctggagtaaggtaaggttttgacttcaagttagcaacacaccagttgctaacttgtgttttttccctcactaccgacaccacggtagcaaggacactttttttcttctctcttccacggaggagaaaaggattacaggaatattaccataccaggtaatatccttgagagaaaaagacccacgctgtccttttttcccccggattaaagacagatcggtaaaaAAATTGttctcgaacgtacctgtcatgagcggaccctctccacgcctcacggcgaacgagatggatgcctctccccctcagaccagaggagtcaggatctcggaggctcggcgctgcggttgcgggttgaaagtgtcaggcacagactcacaccagatctgttcgtcctgcctcgggctggaacacgcccaggaggccatcgacaaccccggctcgtgcggacattgtgcccgcctcaccgtgaagagcctccaccgtcgtgacgggaccccctcatgtccactgatccgccgaccggcaatcaagacacggggacgtctgccgcagagatggagcccctcactgtggTCTGGGGCACAGCGGCACCcgtagaaccggaatcccgcgccatatcaggccgagatccggtggcggcaagaaacgcgggaacggggccccacgctataccaagctggggctcccgactggacctcaccacggtttcacccgcggaagatgtcctggagttagactgcatggaggacgaagagtacacctctgagttcctcctgtctgactcggatgagcaggaagacgacatcttcatgtcatcgactcaggctgcaaagccgggagcgatggctgctcccccgggcgacagcacaccagcttcgccctgtctcagtatggacctacaagccgtgtgtcagcgcgctgcggccaaactagacatcccatggcccgaagtggccaaggagacctccaggtcccgttacgagggaaaacttttttcccaaacaacgagggcaaagaggccactcctcccggtcttcccggagatgttggatgaggtgtcggtctcgtggagagaccggccctttagcaacaaggccccaatccagggtgcctcctcccttgactgtgatggtatggagaggctcggcctgctccacataccacctatggaaccgctggtggcagcccacctcctaccgaggatgggccagccgccaagcaggaaccccacgctgccagcaaaaacggaccgattccagtctaccatgacggaacgggcctacagagccgcagcgttgtccgccagggctctgaacgtttcctcgatgctaaccgcataccaagcggagctctgtgaggatatgtcgagcaatcctggaccggccactctggacgagatagccgcggtcacagacatttgtctccgtgtccaacgctgcgccgtccaggccacgggcaaggtaatggggatcatggtggtgcaggaaagagctagatggctcaacctcaccaacctcccagaccgggaaaaggaagatgtgcttgacatgcccatcgttcccgaggggattttcggctccgctctcgcttccatgcaaaggaagtgcgagtcgaaaaagaaggaagatgaggctctccacctttgtctccctcgaaggatccagccgcggcctttgcaacggcggcccttcgcccacgctgca
This region of Pseudochaenichthys georgianus chromosome 6, fPseGeo1.2, whole genome shotgun sequence genomic DNA includes:
- the rag1 gene encoding V(D)J recombination-activating protein 1 gives rise to the protein MMEESLETDGPRSSMPAELHHPHSKYSQWKFKLFRLKSMEKAPLPSDSQPEKGAVLGISPPAALNTELDNDICPGSVMKLCLGGKSKENVEGPGWRVDKKLQEMDIHMNHLRCLCRLCGTALRKVKGPVHDVHGDLDEVSKGSLRRMGCKFTSWPGVLLKVFKVDVTEDTESVHPLSFCHRCWVVAIRGGGFCSFSRTRVPEWKPHSHTCHLCSPRKPSFQRTRRKRRKAIPRAQSLAKRARWDNGDSIAVGEKRVLRPFGDPHHGPVLKAWRNPRIQREQWVRNITHCQKDHLNTKLISEKLPVDFLFSFTCLVCDHLLSDPVQSPCGHLFCHSCIIKYIHVLGPLCPACNLTCAPNDLTSPAKAFLSALHSLPLLCPCGKQVRVDSFKAHCQSHELDEQDGKQQTSKLDSYLLTNKGGRPRQHLLSLTRRAQKHRLRDMKNQLKAFADKEEGGDLKSVCQTLFLLALRSGNEHRQADELEAIMQGRGFGLHPAVCLAIRVNTFLSCSQYHKMYRTVKATSGRQIFQPLHTLRAAEKELLPGFLEFEWQPALKNVSTSCNVGIINGLSGWTSSVDDFPADTITRRFRYDVALVSALKDLEEDIMEGLREAGMEDSACTSGFSVKIKESCDGMGDVSEKHGGGPAVPEKAVRFSFTVMSVSVKPDNEEKEVTIFTEPKPNSELSCKPLCLMFVDESDHETLTAILGPVVAERKAMKGSRLILSLGGLARSFRFHFRGTGYDEKMVREMEGLEASGSTYVCTLCDSTRAEASENMVLHSVTRSHVENLDRYEIWRTNPFSESVDELRDRVKGVSAKPFMEMHPTLDALHCDIGNATEFYKIFQDEIGEVYKKVNPSREERRSWRAALDKQLRKKLKVKPVMRMNGNYARRLMTQEAVDVVCELVPSEERREALRELMSIYVQMKPVWRATCPAKECPDQLCRFSFNSQRFADILSSTFKYRYNGKITNYLHKTLAHVPEIIERDGSIGAWASEGNESANKLFRRFRKMNARQSKAFELEDVLKHHWLYTSKYLQKFMEAHKDSSKALKATINPVESQDYEDMSLGILKV